A genomic window from Struthio camelus isolate bStrCam1 chromosome 2, bStrCam1.hap1, whole genome shotgun sequence includes:
- the ZMYND11 gene encoding zinc finger MYND domain-containing protein 11 isoform X3: MSRVHGMHPKETTRQLSLAVKDGLIVETLTVGCKGSKAGIEQEGYWLPGDEIAYGMQPFSQTAAKNKDWETENHDWYCFECHLPGEVLICDLCFRVYHSKCLSDEFRLRDSSSHWQCPVCRSIKKKNTSKQEMSTYLRFIVSRMKERAIDLNKKGKDNKHPMYRRLVHSAVDVPTIQEKVNEGKYRSYEEFKADAQLLLHNTVIFYGADSEQADIARMLYKDTCHELDELQLCKNCFYLSNARPDNWFCYPCIPNHELVWAKMKGFGFWPAKVMQKEDNQVDVRFFGHHHQRAWIPSENIQDITVNIHRLHVKRSMGWKKACDELELHQRFLREGRFWKSKNEDKGEEEAESSISSTSNEQLKVTQEPRAKKGRRNQSMELKKEEPEPETEAVSSSQEIPTMPQPIEKISVSTQTKKLSASSPKMLHRSTQTSNDGVCQNMCHDKYTKIFNDFKDRMKADHKRETERVVREAVEKLRTEMEEEKRQAVNKAVANMQGEMDRKCKQVKEKCKEEFLEEIKKLAGQHKQLISQTKKKQWCYNCEEEAMYHCCWNTSYCSIKCQQEHWHAEHKRTCRRKR; encoded by the exons gccTACGGTATGCAGCCTTTTTCCCAGACAGCAGCAAAAAACAAG gACTGGGAAACAGAAAATCATGACTGGTATTGTTTTGAATGCCATTTGCCTGGAGAGGTGTTGATATGTGACCTGTGTTTTCGTGTGTATCATTCCAAGTGTTTGTCTGATGAGTTCAGGCTTAGAGACAGCAGTAGTCACTGGCAGTGCCCAGTTTGCAGG agtatcaagaagaaaaacacaagtaAACAAGAGATGAGCACATACCTGCGATTCATAGTCTCTCGTATGAAGGAGCGG GCTATAGACCTAAACAAGAAAGGGAAGGACAACAAACACCCAATGTATAGGAGGCTGGTGCACTCAGCTGTTGATGTTCCTACTATACAGGAG AAAGTCAATGAAGGAAAGTACAGGAGTTACGAGGAGTTCAAAGCCGATGCTCAACTGCTTCTACACAACACAGTGATTTTCTATGGAG cgGACAGTGAACAAGCTGATATAGCAAGGATGCTTTACAAAGACACGTGTCATGAA ctggATGAACTGCAGCTCTGCAAGAACTGTTTCTATTTGTCAAATGCGCGACCTGACAATTGGTTCTGCTATCCTTGC ataCCTAATCATGAGTTGGTTTGGGCCAAAATGAAAGGCTTTGGGTTTTGGCCAGCCAAAGTCATGCAGAAAGAGGACAATCAAGTTGATGTTCGCTTTTTTGGCCATCACCACCAAAG GGCCTGGATCCCTTCAGAAAACATTCAAGATATCACAGTTAACATCCATCGGCTGCATGTGAAGCGCAGTATGGGTTGGAAGAAGGCTTGTGATGAGCTGGAGCTGCACCAGCGTTTCCTTCGCGAGGGGAGATTCTGGAAATCAAAGAATGAGGATaaaggggaagaggaggcagagtctAGTATCTCCTCCACCAGCAATGAGCAG CTGAAGGTTACTCAGGAACCAAGAGCAAAGAAAGGACGACGTAACCAGAGTATGGAACTCAAGAAAGAA gaGCCAGAGCCTGAAACTGAAGCAGTCAGTTCAAGCCAGGAAATTcccacaatgcctcagcccattGAAAAAATTTCAGTCTCAACTCAGACCAAGAAGTTAAGTGCCTCTTCTCCAAAAATGCTGCATCGGAGCACCCAGACCAGTAATGATGGAGTGTGTCAGAACATGTGCCATGACAAATACACCAAAATCTTTAATGACTTCAAAGACAGGATGAAAGCTGATCACAAAAGAGAAACGGAGAGAGTTGTGCGAGAGGCAGTGGAAAAG CTGCGTACTGagatggaagaggagaaaaggcaggctgTAAATAAAGCTGTGGCCAACATGCAAGGAGAGATGGACAGAAAATGTAAGCAGGTAAAGGAGAAGTGCAAAGAagaatttttagaagaaattaaGAAGCTAGCAGGCCAGCACAAGCAACTGATTTCCCAGACCAAGAAGAAGCAGTGG TGCTACAACTGTGAAGAGGAGGCGATGTACCACTGCTGCTGGAATACTTCCTACTGCTCCATCAAGTGTCAGCAGGAGCACTGGCATGCCGAACACAAACGTACCTGCcgcagaaaaagatga
- the ZMYND11 gene encoding zinc finger MYND domain-containing protein 11 isoform X4, translating into MSRVHGMHPKETTRQLSLAVKDGLIVETLTVGCKGSKAGIEQEGYWLPGDEIDWETENHDWYCFECHLPGEVLICDLCFRVYHSKCLSDEFRLRDSSSHWQCPVCRSIKKKNTSKQEMSTYLRFIVSRMKERAIDLNKKGKDNKHPMYRRLVHSAVDVPTIQEKVNEGKYRSYEEFKADAQLLLHNTVIFYGADSEQADIARMLYKDTCHELDELQLCKNCFYLSNARPDNWFCYPCIPNHELVWAKMKGFGFWPAKVMQKEDNQVDVRFFGHHHQRAWIPSENIQDITVNIHRLHVKRSMGWKKACDELELHQRFLREGRFWKSKNEDKGEEEAESSISSTSNEQLKVTQEPRAKKGRRNQSMELKKEEPEPETEAVSSSQEIPTMPQPIEKISVSTQTKKLSASSPKMLHRSTQTSNDGVCQNMCHDKYTKIFNDFKDRMKADHKRETERVVREAVEKLRTEMEEEKRQAVNKAVANMQGEMDRKCKQVKEKCKEEFLEEIKKLAGQHKQLISQTKKKQWCYNCEEEAMYHCCWNTSYCSIKCQQEHWHAEHKRTCRRKR; encoded by the exons gACTGGGAAACAGAAAATCATGACTGGTATTGTTTTGAATGCCATTTGCCTGGAGAGGTGTTGATATGTGACCTGTGTTTTCGTGTGTATCATTCCAAGTGTTTGTCTGATGAGTTCAGGCTTAGAGACAGCAGTAGTCACTGGCAGTGCCCAGTTTGCAGG agtatcaagaagaaaaacacaagtaAACAAGAGATGAGCACATACCTGCGATTCATAGTCTCTCGTATGAAGGAGCGG GCTATAGACCTAAACAAGAAAGGGAAGGACAACAAACACCCAATGTATAGGAGGCTGGTGCACTCAGCTGTTGATGTTCCTACTATACAGGAG AAAGTCAATGAAGGAAAGTACAGGAGTTACGAGGAGTTCAAAGCCGATGCTCAACTGCTTCTACACAACACAGTGATTTTCTATGGAG cgGACAGTGAACAAGCTGATATAGCAAGGATGCTTTACAAAGACACGTGTCATGAA ctggATGAACTGCAGCTCTGCAAGAACTGTTTCTATTTGTCAAATGCGCGACCTGACAATTGGTTCTGCTATCCTTGC ataCCTAATCATGAGTTGGTTTGGGCCAAAATGAAAGGCTTTGGGTTTTGGCCAGCCAAAGTCATGCAGAAAGAGGACAATCAAGTTGATGTTCGCTTTTTTGGCCATCACCACCAAAG GGCCTGGATCCCTTCAGAAAACATTCAAGATATCACAGTTAACATCCATCGGCTGCATGTGAAGCGCAGTATGGGTTGGAAGAAGGCTTGTGATGAGCTGGAGCTGCACCAGCGTTTCCTTCGCGAGGGGAGATTCTGGAAATCAAAGAATGAGGATaaaggggaagaggaggcagagtctAGTATCTCCTCCACCAGCAATGAGCAG CTGAAGGTTACTCAGGAACCAAGAGCAAAGAAAGGACGACGTAACCAGAGTATGGAACTCAAGAAAGAA gaGCCAGAGCCTGAAACTGAAGCAGTCAGTTCAAGCCAGGAAATTcccacaatgcctcagcccattGAAAAAATTTCAGTCTCAACTCAGACCAAGAAGTTAAGTGCCTCTTCTCCAAAAATGCTGCATCGGAGCACCCAGACCAGTAATGATGGAGTGTGTCAGAACATGTGCCATGACAAATACACCAAAATCTTTAATGACTTCAAAGACAGGATGAAAGCTGATCACAAAAGAGAAACGGAGAGAGTTGTGCGAGAGGCAGTGGAAAAG CTGCGTACTGagatggaagaggagaaaaggcaggctgTAAATAAAGCTGTGGCCAACATGCAAGGAGAGATGGACAGAAAATGTAAGCAGGTAAAGGAGAAGTGCAAAGAagaatttttagaagaaattaaGAAGCTAGCAGGCCAGCACAAGCAACTGATTTCCCAGACCAAGAAGAAGCAGTGG TGCTACAACTGTGAAGAGGAGGCGATGTACCACTGCTGCTGGAATACTTCCTACTGCTCCATCAAGTGTCAGCAGGAGCACTGGCATGCCGAACACAAACGTACCTGCcgcagaaaaagatga